A section of the Bacillus sp. V2I10 genome encodes:
- the fabF gene encoding beta-ketoacyl-ACP synthase II produces the protein MPRRVVVTGYGVVSPLGNNVEEFWNNIKEGKSGIKKIQSDDFKDIGTQIGGFITDFNAEQYLDKKELGKYDLFVQYGYAAAKQALDQANIDVDNINKERFGVYIGSGIGGINTILDNHKFLIEKGPRRVSPFMVPMMISNMASGIISIKTGFKGPSYSPVSACATGNQAIGEAFLNIRHGYSDGILAGGAEAPINPLAFAGFSRMRAMSTFNDIPERASRPFDSQRDGFVMSEGAGVLFLEEYEHAKERGATILGEIVGYGSTTDAYHITSPDYNGAANAMKLALEMGEINLTDVNYINAHGTSTPEGDKSETKAIKSVFGIHAYNLKVSSTKSMTGHLFGAAGGIESIIALKSIMEDIAPPTINYEIPDENCDLDYVPNHAVKTEINYAISNGFGFGGHNAVLAFKKFSIVKTK, from the coding sequence ATGCCACGTAGAGTTGTAGTGACTGGATATGGAGTAGTTTCACCGTTAGGAAATAACGTAGAAGAGTTTTGGAATAATATTAAAGAAGGTAAATCAGGGATCAAAAAAATTCAATCTGATGACTTCAAAGATATAGGCACTCAAATTGGTGGTTTTATTACCGACTTTAATGCAGAGCAATATCTTGATAAAAAAGAATTAGGGAAATATGATTTGTTTGTGCAATATGGTTATGCTGCTGCTAAACAAGCCTTAGACCAAGCAAATATTGATGTAGATAATATAAATAAGGAGCGATTCGGGGTATATATTGGCTCAGGTATTGGAGGAATTAATACCATATTAGATAATCATAAATTCTTAATTGAAAAAGGACCAAGAAGAGTTTCTCCATTTATGGTTCCTATGATGATTAGTAATATGGCTTCAGGTATTATTTCCATAAAAACAGGATTTAAGGGACCTAGCTATTCTCCTGTTTCTGCTTGTGCAACAGGGAATCAAGCGATTGGGGAGGCTTTTTTAAATATTCGGCATGGTTACTCTGATGGAATATTAGCTGGAGGGGCTGAAGCTCCTATTAATCCTTTAGCTTTTGCTGGATTTTCAAGAATGAGAGCAATGTCCACTTTTAATGATATTCCAGAAAGGGCAAGCCGTCCATTTGACAGTCAACGTGATGGCTTTGTTATGTCAGAAGGAGCAGGTGTATTATTCCTTGAAGAGTATGAACACGCTAAAGAAAGAGGAGCGACAATTTTAGGAGAAATTGTAGGATATGGTTCCACAACGGATGCCTATCATATTACTTCCCCTGATTATAACGGTGCAGCAAATGCTATGAAATTAGCTTTAGAAATGGGTGAAATCAACCTTACTGATGTAAATTATATAAATGCCCATGGAACTAGTACCCCTGAAGGAGATAAATCAGAAACTAAAGCAATTAAAAGTGTTTTTGGTATTCATGCTTATAATTTAAAGGTGAGTTCTACCAAATCAATGACTGGACACCTTTTCGGAGCTGCAGGGGGAATTGAGTCCATTATAGCACTCAAAAGTATCATGGAAGATATAGCTCCTCCCACTATTAATTACGAAATACCAGATGAAAATTGTGATTTAGATTACGTTCCAAACCATGCAGTTAAGACAGAAATAAACTATGCTATTTCTAATGGTTTTGGTTTTGGAGGACATAATGCAGTCTTGGCATTTAAGAAGTTTTCGATAGTTAAGACTAAATAA